Proteins encoded together in one Pseudomonas arsenicoxydans window:
- the rpsL gene encoding 30S ribosomal protein S12 has translation MATINQLVRQPRKRIVEKSDVPALQNCPQRRGVCTRVYTTTPKKPNSALRKVCRVRLTNGFEVSSYIGGEGHNLQEHSVVLIRGGRVKDLPGVRYHTVRGSLDTSGVKGRNQGRSKYGTKKPK, from the coding sequence ATGGCAACTATCAACCAGCTGGTACGTCAGCCGCGTAAGCGTATCGTCGAGAAATCCGACGTGCCTGCGCTGCAGAACTGCCCGCAACGTCGTGGCGTATGCACCCGTGTGTATACCACCACGCCGAAAAAACCTAACTCGGCACTGCGTAAAGTATGCCGTGTGCGTCTGACCAACGGTTTCGAGGTTTCCTCGTACATCGGCGGTGAAGGCCACAACCTGCAAGAGCACAGCGTGGTACTGATCCGCGGCGGTCGTGTAAAAGACTTGCCAGGTGTTCGTTACCACACCGTACGCGGTTCTTTGGATACTTCCGGCGTTAAAGGTCGTAACCAGGGTCGTTCGAAGTACGGTACCAAGAAGCCTAAGTAG
- the rpsG gene encoding 30S ribosomal protein S7 — translation MPRRRVAAKREVLDDPKYGSQILAKFMNHVMESGKKAVAERIVYGALEKVKERKNSDPLEIFEKALDAIAPLVEVKSRRVGGATYQVPVEVRPSRRNALAMRWLVDFARKRGEKSMALRLAGELLDAAEGKGAAVKKREDVHRMAEANKAFSHYRF, via the coding sequence ATGCCAAGAAGACGCGTAGCAGCCAAGCGCGAAGTGCTTGACGATCCAAAATACGGAAGCCAAATCCTGGCCAAGTTCATGAACCACGTGATGGAAAGCGGCAAGAAAGCCGTTGCCGAGCGTATAGTTTATGGCGCGCTGGAAAAGGTTAAAGAACGCAAGAACAGCGACCCCCTGGAAATCTTCGAGAAAGCTCTCGACGCCATCGCTCCGCTGGTCGAAGTAAAGTCGCGCCGTGTAGGCGGTGCTACTTACCAGGTTCCGGTTGAAGTTCGTCCGTCCCGTCGTAACGCTCTGGCAATGCGCTGGTTGGTAGACTTCGCCCGCAAGCGCGGCGAGAAGTCTATGGCTCTGCGTTTGGCTGGCGAACTGTTGGACGCTGCCGAAGGTAAAGGTGCTGCAGTTAAGAAGCGTGAAGACGTGCACCGTATGGCTGAAGCCAACAAGGCTTTCTCGCACTACCGCTTCTAA
- the fusA gene encoding elongation factor G — MARTTPINRYRNIGIVAHVDAGKTTTTERVLFYTGKSHKMGEVHDGAATTDWMVQEQERGITITSAAITAFWQGSEKQHKDQYRFNVIDTPGHVDFTIEVERSLRVLDGAVVVFCGTSGVEPQSETVWRQANKYGVPRLVYVNKMDRAGANFLRVIGQIKQRLGHTPVPIQLAIGSEDNFQGQIDLMAMEAVYWNDSDKGMVPVRKPIPAELQELANEWRGNMIEAAAEASEELMNKYLEGEELTNAEIKAALRQRTIAGEIVLAVCGSSFKNKGVPLVLDAVIDYLPAPTDIPAIKGTDPDDETKEMERHADDSEPFSALAFKIATDPFVGTLTFVRVYSGVLASGDGVINSVKGKKERVGRMVQMHANAREEIKEVRAGDIAALIGMKDVTTGETLCNADKPIILVRMDFPEPVISVAVEPKTKDDQEKMGIALGKLAQEDPSFRVKTDEETGQTIISGMGELHLDILVDRMRREFNVEANIGKPQVSYRERITKSCEIEGKFVRQSGGRGQFGHCWIRFAPADEGQEGLQFLNEVVGGVVPKEYIPAIQKGIEEQMKNGVVAGYPLIGLKATVFDGSYHDVDSNEMAFKVAASMATKQLAQKGGGELLEPIMAVEVVTPEDYMGDVMGDLNRRRGMILGMEDTVSGKVIRAEVPLGEMFGYATDVRSMSQGRASYSMEFKKYNTAPSHIVETVTKKQG; from the coding sequence ATGGCTCGTACAACACCGATTAATCGCTACCGTAACATCGGTATCGTTGCTCACGTGGATGCTGGTAAAACCACCACCACCGAGCGCGTCCTTTTTTACACCGGCAAAAGTCACAAAATGGGCGAGGTGCATGACGGCGCCGCGACCACAGACTGGATGGTGCAGGAGCAGGAGCGTGGTATTACCATTACTTCTGCTGCTATTACCGCCTTCTGGCAGGGTTCCGAGAAGCAGCATAAAGACCAATACCGCTTCAACGTCATCGACACCCCGGGCCACGTTGACTTCACTATTGAAGTTGAACGTTCCCTGCGTGTTCTCGACGGCGCGGTTGTTGTGTTCTGCGGTACCTCGGGCGTTGAGCCTCAGTCGGAAACCGTATGGCGTCAGGCCAACAAGTACGGCGTTCCACGTCTTGTTTACGTAAACAAGATGGACCGTGCTGGTGCGAACTTCCTGCGCGTGATCGGTCAGATCAAGCAGCGTCTGGGTCACACTCCGGTGCCAATCCAGTTGGCTATCGGTTCCGAAGACAACTTCCAGGGTCAGATCGATCTGATGGCTATGGAAGCTGTTTACTGGAATGACTCCGACAAAGGCATGGTTCCAGTTCGTAAGCCTATCCCTGCTGAACTGCAGGAACTGGCTAACGAATGGCGCGGCAACATGATTGAAGCTGCGGCCGAAGCCAGCGAAGAGCTGATGAACAAGTACCTCGAAGGTGAAGAGCTCACCAACGCGGAAATCAAGGCCGCTCTGCGTCAGCGTACTATCGCTGGTGAGATCGTTCTGGCTGTTTGCGGTTCTTCCTTCAAGAACAAGGGTGTTCCCCTGGTTCTCGACGCCGTTATCGACTACCTGCCTGCTCCTACCGACATTCCTGCCATCAAGGGTACTGACCCGGATGACGAGACCAAGGAAATGGAGCGTCACGCAGACGACAGCGAGCCGTTCTCGGCTCTGGCGTTCAAGATCGCTACCGACCCATTCGTGGGTACCTTGACCTTTGTTCGAGTTTACTCGGGCGTGTTGGCCTCCGGCGACGGCGTGATCAACTCGGTTAAAGGCAAGAAAGAGCGTGTGGGTCGTATGGTGCAAATGCACGCAAACGCCCGTGAAGAAATCAAGGAAGTGCGCGCTGGTGACATCGCGGCCTTGATCGGCATGAAGGACGTCACCACTGGTGAGACTTTGTGCAACGCTGACAAGCCAATCATCCTGGTTCGCATGGACTTCCCGGAGCCGGTTATTTCGGTTGCCGTAGAGCCTAAGACCAAGGACGACCAGGAAAAAATGGGTATCGCTCTGGGCAAGCTTGCTCAGGAAGATCCATCTTTCCGCGTCAAAACTGATGAAGAGACTGGTCAAACGATCATCTCCGGCATGGGCGAGTTGCACCTGGACATCCTGGTTGACCGGATGCGCCGTGAGTTCAACGTCGAAGCCAACATCGGTAAGCCTCAGGTTTCGTACCGTGAGCGCATCACGAAGAGTTGCGAAATCGAAGGTAAGTTCGTTCGTCAGTCCGGCGGTCGTGGCCAGTTCGGTCATTGCTGGATTCGTTTTGCTCCTGCTGACGAAGGTCAGGAAGGTCTGCAATTCCTGAACGAAGTAGTGGGTGGTGTGGTTCCTAAGGAATACATCCCGGCTATCCAGAAGGGTATCGAAGAGCAGATGAAGAACGGCGTTGTTGCCGGCTATCCGCTGATCGGCCTGAAGGCTACCGTGTTTGATGGTTCCTACCATGACGTCGACTCCAACGAGATGGCGTTTAAGGTGGCTGCTTCCATGGCGACCAAGCAACTGGCCCAGAAGGGCGGTGGTGAGTTGCTTGAGCCGATCATGGCAGTAGAGGTTGTTACACCTGAAGACTATATGGGTGACGTGATGGGCGACCTTAACCGTCGTCGCGGCATGATCCTGGGTATGGAAGATACGGTTTCCGGTAAAGTAATTCGTGCCGAGGTTCCGTTGGGCGAGATGTTCGGTTATGCGACCGACGTTCGTTCCATGTCCCAAGGTCGCGCAAGCTACTCTATGGAATTCAAAAAATACAATACGGCTCCGTCGCACATCGTCGAAACCGTTACCAAAAAACAAGGCTGA